In the genome of Ctenopharyngodon idella isolate HZGC_01 chromosome 19, HZGC01, whole genome shotgun sequence, one region contains:
- the LOC127501079 gene encoding uncharacterized protein LOC127501079 isoform X1 encodes MMNYYQHFIPNYSVKAKPLFELLQGQKVRGRKNKTQNVLCQNRKLRPENWSQAQHDAVEQLKMSLVGSVVLAHPDFSCHFILATDAFLDGIGAVLSQVQEGETRARPVAFASKSLSRSQRNYPAHRLEFLALKWSICEKFGHWLKGHNFTVLTDNNPLAHILTKPKLGCCEQRWVAKLASFNFDIKYVPGPQNVIADSLSRVPFVKSGVTQRLLQVPYDSMLTDMRGISTNSVQDAFRWSSGKNQEESVIQQRLSCTVNNDFVMDHLTVASSDVTAVLTSHMEWEFGADTRAMAVVDHLPQLVPAGQDTLPAFSVEDLRDKQMNDRVLSRVMSYVKSRQRPTRRERAGEAAAVLRYLKHWEKLIVRNGVLYRVSHNQSLRTKRFQYVVPDSMVDVILRSVHDDSGHQGQFRTVSLAKQRFFWLSMEHGVRDYVRHCQRCIISKSPDPSGRAPLENIQSTRPLELVCIDFWSAEDAKNKSIDVLVVTETFADIDVPVQLHDTRVYRLCTLLFDVW; translated from the coding sequence ATGATGAACTATTATCAACATTTCATTCCGAATTATTCTGTTAAAGCAAAACCTCTCTTTGAACTTCTTCAAGGTCAGAAAGTCAGGGGACGGAAAAATAAGACTCAAAATGTGTTGTGCCAGAACAGGAAGTTAAGACCTGAGAATTGGTCTCAAGCGCAGCATGATGCAGTTGAGCAGCTGAAAATGTCTCTGGTCGGGAGTGTTGTTCTAGCTCACCCGGATTTCTCATGTCACTTCATATTGGCGACTGATGCTTTCCTGGATGGTATTGGAGCTGTGTTGTCACAAGTTCAGGAAGGGGAGACTAGAGCGAGACCAGTTGCTTTCGCCAGCAAATCCCTTTCACGTTCACAGCGGAACTATCCAGCGCACCGCTTGGAATTTTTGGCCCTGAAATGGTCCATTTGTGAAAAGTTTGGCCACTGGCTAAAGGGACacaatttcactgttttaactGACAACAATCCGCTTGCTCACATACTCACAAAGCCTAAGCTGGGCTGCTGTGAACAGCGCTGGGTGGCCAAATTGGCCAGCTTCAACTTTGATATAAAGTATGTACCTGGCCCTCAGAATGTCATTGCTGACTCCCTCAGTAGAGTTCCTTTTGTCAAGAGTGGGGTGACACAAAGACTGCTTCAAGTGCCTTACGATTCCATGTTGACCGACATGAGAGGGATATCTACTAACTCGGTGCAGGATGCTTTCAGATGGTCCAGTGGTAAAAATCAGGAAGAAAGTGTTATCCAACAACGACTGTCATGCACagtcaataatgattttgtCATGGATCATCTTACTGTTGCAAGCTCGGATGTCACTGCTGTCTTGACTTCTCATATGGAGTGGGAATTTGGTGCTGATACACGGGCTATGGCAGTCGTGGATCACCTGCCTCAGTTGGTTCCTGCGGGCCAGGACACATTGCCAGCATTTTCTGTGGAGGACCTGCGTGACAAGCAGATGAATGACAGAGTGTTATCGAGAGTCATGTCTTACGTTAAGAGTCGCCAGAGACCCACAAGGCGGGAAAGAGCAGGAGAGGCAGCTGCAGTGCTTCGTTACCTCAAACATTGGGAGAAATTGATTGTGAGGAATGGTGTTCTCTACAGGGTGTCTCATAACCAGTCATTAAGGACGAAACGCTTCCAGTATGTTGTCCCAGACTCGATGGTGGATGTAATTCTGAGAAGTGTTCATGATGACAGTGGCCATCAAGGTCAATTCAGGACTGTTAGTTTGGCGAAGCAGCGTTTCTTCTGGCTAAGCATGGAGCACGGAGTACGTGATTATGTGCGCCACTGTCAACGTTGCATCATTAGTAAAAGTCCTGACCCTTCCGGCAGAGCTCCTCTGGAGAATATACAGTCTACAAGACCACTAGAGCTGGTCTGTATTGATTTTTGGTCAGCAGAAGACGCTAAGAATAAGTCCATCGATGTCTTGGTTGTGACCGAGACGTTTGCAGACATTGACGTTCCTGTACAATTGCACGACACACGAGTCTACAGGCTATGCACCCTTCTATTTGATGTTTGGTAG
- the LOC127501079 gene encoding uncharacterized protein LOC127501079 isoform X2: MFGRVPRLPVDILFRSVLNDQNVISYDKFVDTLVKDLKEAMVIAQQHATKAQKRHAALYNRRVKGLTIDMGDQVLLANKAERGKRKTADRWESTVYTVVDHKPQTHTYRIRNPATGQEKVVHRNLLLLVNFLPVPEEISVDCTVSLVSEPHSNMPSSSSSQKDCSVLSEASPTHMDDDIACESVPLTSHVDDDTDRTLSWVTHLPDVSQEPTSTVVSGDVLVNPTPQAAPATSFESTSVKSDEVTTDVNVTEDKSHSDSGNIESASTVTPARAHSQSSGVILTTHMPVNPSSTRQIRSRFGRAIKPVDRLIQTMSGQAVIQDAKRNVEAVCKSMFRAFVN; this comes from the coding sequence ATGTTTGGTAGGGTACCACGCCTTCCAGTTGACATTCTCTTCCGTTCAGTCTTGAATGATCAGAATGTGATCAGCTACGACAAGTTTGTTGACACACTTGTTAAAGATCTAAAAGAGGCCATGGTGATTGCACAACAGCATGCCACCAAAGCACAGAAGAGACATGCAGCTCTGTATAACCGCCGAGTGAAGGGGCTCACCATCGACATGGGAGACCAAGTGTTGTTGGCGAATAAGGCCGAGaggggaaaaagaaaaactgctgACCGGTGGGAGTCCACTGTCTACACAGTAGTGGACCACAAGCCTCAAACTCACACTTACAGAATTCGAAACCCTGCCACAGGTCAAGAGAAGGTGGTTCATCGCAATCTCCTGTTGCTGGTCAACTTCCTGCCTGTGCCTGAAGAAATATCTGTGGATTGTACGGTTTCCCTTGTGAGTGAACCCCATAGTAACATGCCTTCAAGTTCATCAAGCCAGAAAGACTGCTCAGTGTTAAGTGAAGCCTCACCAACACACATGGATGATGACATTGCCTGTGAGTCAGTTCCTCTGACCAGTCATGTGGATGACGATACTGACAGAACATTGAGTTGGGTTACTCACCTACCTGATGTGAGTCAAGAACCTACTTCAACTGTAGTCTCAGGTGATGTTCTAGTTAATCCAACACCACAAGCTGCTCCAGCGACGTCTTTTGAAAGTACATCTGTGAAGTCAGATGAAGTAACAACTGATGTGAATGTCACTGAAGATAAAAGCCATTCAGATTCAGGAAACATAGAGTCTGCAAGCACTGTTACGCCTGCTCGAGCACACTCACAGTCTTCCGGTGTTATTCTGACCACACATATGCCAGTTAACCCTAGTTCCACCAGACAGATCAGATCACGCTTTGGCCGTGCCATCAAGCCAGTTGACAGATTAATTCAAACAATGTCAGGCCAGGCTGTAATTCAAGATGCAAAGCGTAATGTTGAGGCTGTTTGTAAGTCTATGTTTCGAGCCTTTGTTAATTAG